The Mammaliicoccus sciuri genome window below encodes:
- a CDS encoding SIS domain-containing protein, whose product MNQIGKTVKLCALEPHFEIEKSSKHTCAIFISYSGENQSILKLLPMLKKKHIPIIGLTSIGEKTVTKYADSTLRISTREKLYSKISNFTTRDSISFLMDIMYACVYGTDYDKHTDYKINIVKNFDNRVTHNKMIQGTNHHKKTLKIVKFTIFRGFLTLFIIFDN is encoded by the coding sequence ATGAATCAAATTGGCAAGACCGTTAAACTCTGTGCACTCGAACCCCATTTTGAAATAGAGAAGTCATCGAAACATACATGTGCCATCTTCATTTCATATAGTGGTGAAAATCAAAGCATCTTGAAATTATTACCGATGTTAAAGAAAAAGCACATTCCAATTATCGGACTCACAAGCATTGGCGAAAAAACAGTAACCAAATACGCAGACAGCACATTACGCATTTCAACAAGAGAAAAGTTATATTCCAAAATTAGCAACTTCACAACTCGAGATTCAATCAGTTTCTTAATGGATATTATGTATGCTTGCGTATATGGAACAGATTATGACAAACATACTGATTATAAAATCAATATCGTTAAGAATTTCGATAACCGCGTGACTCATAATAAGATGATACAGGGAACAAATCATCATAAAAAAACCTTAAAAATCGTGAAATTTACGATTTTTAGAGGTTTTTTAACACTATTTATAATTTTTGACAATTAA